The Terriglobales bacterium genome includes a window with the following:
- the mazG gene encoding nucleoside triphosphate pyrophosphohydrolase, with product MATTGERFERAVQIMARLRAPGGCPWDREQTFDSIKPFTLEETYEVLEAIDNRDWDELEGELGDLLLQVLFYAEMSQEEGRFSIDQVLDRLSNKLVDRHPHVFGDVKAETAGDVLRNWEAIKAQEKKKRLDAGGGKKARKDEDKDSVLAGVSSGVPALLEAFKLSSRAAHVGFEWPEIGGLFDKLREETEELRQELKEYPAPGPRPPQRGVAGASGLHIPEELRARLEDEVGDLLFVLVNIARYLSLDPESALRQTNRKFRRRFQWMEERMRERGKKLPEATLEEMESVWQESKQEERTR from the coding sequence ATGGCAACTACAGGCGAACGATTCGAACGCGCGGTCCAGATCATGGCGCGATTGCGTGCCCCGGGGGGATGCCCATGGGACCGCGAACAAACCTTTGATTCCATCAAGCCCTTCACGCTGGAGGAAACCTACGAAGTCCTGGAGGCGATCGATAACCGCGACTGGGATGAACTCGAAGGAGAGCTGGGTGACCTGCTGCTTCAAGTCCTGTTCTATGCCGAGATGTCGCAGGAGGAAGGGCGGTTTTCCATCGACCAGGTGCTGGACCGGCTCTCCAACAAGCTGGTGGATCGGCATCCCCACGTCTTTGGCGACGTCAAGGCGGAAACCGCCGGCGACGTGCTGCGCAACTGGGAGGCGATCAAGGCGCAAGAAAAGAAGAAGCGTCTGGACGCGGGCGGGGGAAAGAAAGCCAGGAAAGATGAAGATAAGGATTCGGTACTGGCAGGGGTGTCGTCCGGGGTGCCGGCGCTGCTGGAGGCGTTCAAGCTGAGCTCGCGGGCGGCGCATGTTGGGTTCGAGTGGCCCGAAATCGGCGGCCTCTTCGACAAACTGCGCGAAGAAACGGAAGAGTTACGGCAGGAGTTGAAGGAATACCCGGCGCCGGGCCCGCGTCCGCCGCAGCGTGGGGTGGCAGGCGCGAGCGGTTTGCATATTCCGGAAGAATTGCGGGCGCGTCTAGAAGACGAGGTCGGCGACCTGTTGTTTGTGCTCGTGAACATCGCGCGTTACTTGTCGCTCGATCCGGAGTCGGCACTGCGCCAGACCAACCGCAAGTTCCGGCGGCGCTTTCAGTGGATGGAGGAGCGCATGCGCGAGCGCGGCAAGAAACTGCCGGAGGCCACGCTGGAGGAGATGGAATCGGTATGGCAGGAGTCGAAGCAGGAGGAACGGACGCGGTAG
- a CDS encoding PadR family transcriptional regulator — translation MNNGTERGERWEAQLRKGCLEMAILAALWDGKLYGLEILRALARGSQLEIAEGTVYPILARLKNEGLLQSEWVESDAGHPRKYYWLTATGRRRAKLMVESWTEFSTNLSALVQPITGGSK, via the coding sequence ATGAACAACGGTACAGAACGGGGCGAACGCTGGGAAGCGCAACTGCGCAAGGGCTGCTTGGAAATGGCAATCCTGGCCGCCTTGTGGGACGGTAAGCTTTACGGACTCGAAATATTGCGAGCGCTGGCACGTGGCTCGCAACTCGAGATCGCCGAAGGGACGGTGTACCCGATCCTGGCGCGCCTCAAGAACGAAGGGCTACTACAGTCGGAGTGGGTCGAATCCGATGCTGGACATCCGCGGAAATACTACTGGCTAACGGCGACTGGCCGGCGCCGGGCGAAACTAATGGTCGAATCGTGGACGGAATTTTCAACGAATCTTTCGGCTCTGGTGCAGCCAATAACAGGAGGTTCGAAATGA
- a CDS encoding glycine cleavage system protein H — MSILFVLLTFLLIMSITYFLRREQPAAPVQPRIYPQPAAPSMTRDQGLEVPTGYCFHPGHTWVLDEGRQNARIGLDSFGAELLGKVDRVEVVGLNRWVRQGQKLCTISRDGLSVDVLSPIEGVIVSVNQDVLNDPSLLLKDSYKSGWICVVKSPEIKLNLNNLLQGSLVDPWMQNSVRRLSTLTSNLGVAAAADGGLPVSGLLAQLEPGVQRTLIHEFFLT; from the coding sequence ATGTCGATCCTGTTTGTGCTGCTGACGTTTCTCCTGATCATGTCGATCACCTACTTCCTCCGCCGCGAGCAGCCCGCGGCGCCGGTGCAGCCGCGCATTTATCCCCAACCGGCCGCGCCCAGCATGACGCGCGATCAGGGATTGGAAGTCCCCACGGGGTATTGCTTTCACCCCGGCCACACCTGGGTGCTTGACGAAGGACGCCAGAACGCGCGCATCGGCCTGGACAGCTTCGGCGCCGAACTTCTGGGCAAGGTGGATCGCGTCGAAGTCGTGGGCCTGAACCGCTGGGTCCGTCAGGGACAGAAGCTGTGCACCATCAGCCGCGACGGGCTGTCGGTGGACGTTCTGTCTCCGATCGAGGGCGTCATCGTGTCCGTCAACCAGGATGTGCTCAACGATCCTTCGCTGCTGCTGAAGGACTCGTACAAGAGCGGATGGATCTGCGTCGTCAAGTCGCCGGAGATAAAGCTCAACCTCAACAACCTGCTGCAGGGAAGCCTGGTGGATCCGTGGATGCAGAACTCAGTGCGCCGTCTCTCCACGCTGACCTCTAATCTGGGCGTCGCGGCGGCGGCCGATGGCGGCCTGCCGGTGTCCGGCCTGCTGGCGCAGCTTGAGCCCGGCGTGCAGCGGACCTTGATTCACGAATTTTTCCTGACGTAG